tgctaaaaccctcagtgtctgagctatatttgcataattgacaTCAGAGGTCTGAGCATATTTTGAAACCTCCATTGGGTAAAGGGTTATCCAGTTTGGTCCTTACTATCATGTCCTTCAGGTTTCTGGGAAACATGAAGGATGCCATCGGTGGTTCCTTAAAAACACCAGCCATTCGTTTGTTGGCATGCAGAATGGGCATGTGTTTCTTCAGAATACCGTTGATGTTCTTGAGGGCGGGATGATACGTAGTGACCAATGGAACCCTGTCATTCTGAGGTTTTTCTTTATACTAGAGGAGGGACTGTCGGTCCTGTAGTGACATCTCATCAATCGCGGATTGTACCTTGCAAGGATCATATCCTCTGTTAGTGAGATGAGGTTTGAGGATTGCTTCTTGTTCTTGGAAAATAGTAGGAGTGGAACAGATGCGGCGGATTCGCGTAGCCAAACCCTTAGGTACACCTTTGAAAGTGTGGGGTGGATGACAACTAGATGGCATAAGGTATAAATGAGAGTCAGTGGGTTTGGTGTGGAGATTAAACTCAATTTCCCCGTTTCTAAATGTGGCTGTGGTATCCAGAAACGTGTTATTTGAGGTGGAAATTTCCACAGTAAACTTGATGGAATTATGGAAAGAGTTTGCCATCTCGATAAAATCGTCCAGGCTTTCACGACCGTTAACCCacttcatctcaatgtcatCAATAAAACGTAGCCAACTGAGGGGTTTAACTGGTGAATAATGTAGAAGTCTACGTTCCAGTCTCCCCATAAAGATGTTGGCATACGATGGTGCCATTTTTGTTCCCATAGCTGTGCCACTTATTTGCAGGTAGTGTTCACCATTGAACATGAAGTTATTGAACTTGAGGACATGTTCAAGAAGCTGAATGAGTGATTCAGTTGAAGGACATTTAATTACCCTATTGTTCCAAACCTCTCTACACGCCTCGATACCCTCGTCATGTGGAATGTTAGTGTAAAGTGAAGTAACATCCATGGTCACAAGGAGGGTATGGTCTGGCAGGCCCGATGAGGGTGTTTTATTAAGGTAATCAGTGGTGTCCTTCAAGTATGATGGTAAATCTTCTACGTGCTGACGGAGatgtaaatcaatgaattcagaGATTTTCTCCGTGGGATGTCCGATGGCGCTGACTATAGGACGGCCTGGCATGtcttttttgtgaattttagGCAGTAGATAGAATAGTCCTGGTCTACAGTTGTAAGGACAAAGCGCTCCCAAAACATTGTCACCGATCTCGCCCTTGTTGTACATTTGCTGGAGGGTTTCGGTGATCTTGGTAGAGAACTCTTCGGTGGGGTCAGACTGTAACTTTTTATAAAAGCGTTCGTCTGAGAGCTGTCTATGAGCCTCGTTTAGGTACTTGTCTTTGTCCATGACAACAACAGTAGAACCTTTGTCTGCCtttttaatgacaatattaTCCCGATTTTTTTGGAGAGATTTGAAAGAATGACGCGCCAAAAACAACCCCAACAAACTCGGTTATCATATTTTCCAATACAAAGTCTATAATctataaatattacattttgaaaTCCATATCGTATGTCATATCAGCCCGAGTGGCCCCATATCAGCCCGAGGGTTGATATGatatatgatatggattttagcatgtaatattctatttatcaaATGCTGCACTTCTTTTTTATACTTATCGACAAATCTTGTATACATACAGTACGGTGTTTtgagtggtggtggtggtggtggtggggaggggggtggtggtggtaatATTCTGATATAGGGTTCGAGGGCTGTTCTTACATGATGGAactattctttttatcacatgcgGGTTAATCTATTGCACTTTAGAGATAGatcaagaaatatttgatacactgcctacattgatttactatggtCAAAACTTTGATTGACTATAATGGTAAAAACTTGATTGATAAGAGTAAAAACTTAACTTGATACATACATTGGTTAACTACATGTttggtaaaaactttgatatattagTTTACTACAGTAAACACCttaatacattgatttactatggtAAAAACTTTAATACACTGATTATTACGAGCGAATACGTAATTTCCGGcttgatatgcatttttgcaCGCCGGTCTGCATGATATGTGATATGGATTTTCGGACCGGTCGTTGATATTggctattgtgacgtcaaatgtaTTACGCAATGCAGAATCTACATATTCAttaccaggtacatgtatatgataaatagaggatatctatattgcatgttttgatatttggtttatccaacgagttgatatggtgtatttatctcatacgtcttcttttcacttgtgagatgatccccagtatggtagaaacagctggTTGACTTTGTTTTGCATCCGTGGCTCAGACGTCGTGCTTAATCTGTCTTCCTATAGTGCGCTTATAATCCAttcatatacagtacaaaagggcatttttgtaaaagaaaccatggatggaaattgttttataaggcattatagtttataatttaTAATGGCTTTGctattacaaaaaaaatataacaGTCAACTATTTACCGAGTATTTCTTTTTTACGTAGGCCTGACCTACTGATAGAAGTTTGACGTCGCCgtctttttgaaataaacatgtgtaacaacgatcaatgcaagtaatattttaatgccGCGTTATTAGAAAAGTTGAACAATTAACAATGAAAAGTAAAAGTGTTTGTGGTTTTGGATTTATAATCGTGgtttctttggatctgaggGCGAGAATTCCTGTGAGGCACTTTGGTAAGTAAAGATGTTGAGATTTGTAACATTTAATACGGCTCCAGaaaaaagagactgtgcttgtTGAATGCTGGGAATCGCAGCAGATCGAGGTACTGTAGATGGGGCCTGTCCAGTAGACTGTTGATTCTTT
This genomic window from Ostrea edulis chromosome 4, xbOstEdul1.1, whole genome shotgun sequence contains:
- the LOC125656461 gene encoding uncharacterized protein LOC125656461, with product MDKDKYLNEAHRQLSDERFYKKLQSDPTEEFSTKITETLQQMYNKGEIGDNVLGALCPYNCRPGLFYLLPKIHKKDMPGRPIVSAIGHPTEKISEFIDLHLRQHVEDLPSYLKDTTDYLNKTPSSGLPDHTLLVTMDVTSLYTNIPHDEGIEACREVWNNRVIKCPSTESLIQLLEHVLKFNNFMFNGEHYLQISGTAMGTKMAPSYANIFMGRLERRLLHYSPVKPLSWLRFIDDIEMKWVNGRESLDDFIEMANSFHNSIKFTVEISTSNNTFLDTTATFRNGEIEFNLHTKPTDSHLYLMPSSCHPPHTFKGVPKGLATRIRRICSTPTIFQEQEAILKPHLTNRGYDPCKVQSAIDEMSLQDRQSLL